TGCGAAGATCCTGCCGGACGGAACGCGCAAGCGGGCGACGCTCTTCAGCGGGTTCCTGTCACATTACCTGTTCCGTGATCGATACGGCCGTCCCGGCAAAGGCAACGACAAGGGCAACGCGGAGGGCCTGGTCGGCTATTCCCGGCGCAACTTCATGGTGCCGATCCCGCGGTTTGCTTCTTGGGACGCGTTCAACTCCGATCTGGAGGAGCAGTGCCGCAAACGCCAGTCGGATGTCCTGCGGGGGCAATCCGAGACCATCGGAGACCGGCTCGCGCGGGATCTGGCGGCGATGTCCGAACTCCCCGCTGCGCCGTTCGATGCCTGTGATCAGGCGACCGGACGGGTCAGCTCCCAGGCGCTGGTGCGCTACAAGACCAATGATTACTCGGTGCCGGTCGCCTACGGCCACCGTGACGTCTGGATCAGGGGCTATGTCGACGTGGTCGTGATCGGCTGCGGTGGCGAGGTGATCGCACGCCATCCCCGCTGCCACGACCGTGAGGACATGGTCTTTGATCCGGTGCATTACCTTCCGCTCATCGAGCAAAAGATCAACGCTCTGGACCAGGCGGCGCCCCTGGTTGAATGGGACCTGCCGTCTGAGTTCGCGACCCTGCGCCGCCTGATGGAAGCGCGGATGATAAAGGCCGGGCGCCGCGAGTATGTTCAGGTTCTGCGCCTGCTCGAGACCTTCGGCATCGATGACCTCCACGCCGCGGTGAAGAGGGCCCTGCAATTGGGGGCGGTCGGCTTTGATGCGGTCAAGCACCTCGTGCTCTGTCACGTCGAGAAGCGGCCGCCGAAGCTCGACCTCGACGTCTACCCCTACCTGCCACGCGCGCATGTCGAGACGACCTCGGTCGCCAGCTACATGGCCCTGACGTCGGAGGCGGCGGAATGAGTGACGCCCCGAAGATCCTGCTCGCGGATCATCTGAAGACGCTGAAGCTGCC
Above is a window of Sulfitobacter sp. OXR-159 DNA encoding:
- the istA gene encoding IS21 family transposase, producing MDLYRKVWLACAEGMSQREAARHFNISRDSVAKMMAFSVPPGYRRTAPVKRPKLDAFTGIIDGWLDSDREIHRKQRHTAKRVFERLREEHGFTGGYTIVKDYMRQRERRGREMFVPLAHPPGHAQADFGEAVVVVDGVEQKAHFFVMDLPHSEGCFVRAYPAATAEAWVDGHIHAFAFFGKVPISILYDNDRCLVAKILPDGTRKRATLFSGFLSHYLFRDRYGRPGKGNDKGNAEGLVGYSRRNFMVPIPRFASWDAFNSDLEEQCRKRQSDVLRGQSETIGDRLARDLAAMSELPAAPFDACDQATGRVSSQALVRYKTNDYSVPVAYGHRDVWIRGYVDVVVIGCGGEVIARHPRCHDREDMVFDPVHYLPLIEQKINALDQAAPLVEWDLPSEFATLRRLMEARMIKAGRREYVQVLRLLETFGIDDLHAAVKRALQLGAVGFDAVKHLVLCHVEKRPPKLDLDVYPYLPRAHVETTSVASYMALTSEAAE